The following coding sequences lie in one Indicator indicator isolate 239-I01 chromosome 2, UM_Iind_1.1, whole genome shotgun sequence genomic window:
- the QPCT gene encoding glutaminyl-peptide cyclotransferase, protein MAGGEGPTAAGRLLGALCLSAAACFHLVHGRETGADWTLEKYSHQPRILHSDDIKKVAASTDVSVMWEDDLRPILIERYSGSPGNYLVRQHIKHRLQRLQAGWEIEEDTFQRYTPYGYRTFSNIISTLDPAAKRHLVLACHYDSKFFGQWQERAFVGATDSAVPCAMMLEVARALDNKFQLIKTSSASRPDLSLRLIFFDGEEAFVRWSPSDSLYGSQHLAQKMVSTPHPPGSTTTNQLQGIDLLVLLDLIGAPNPVFPNYFPDTIQWFQRLQAIEQELHNMNLLKNHPMERQYFRTVLHQGLVEDDHIPFLLRGVPVLHLIPSPFPAVWHTMEDTEENLDKTTIDNLIKILQVFVLEYLNL, encoded by the exons ATGGCAGGGGGCGAGGGGCCGACGGCCGCTGGCCGCCTGCTTGGGGCACTGTGCCTCTCCGCTGCCGCTTGCTTTCACCTGGTGCACGGGAGGGAAACCGGAGCAGACTGGACCCTGGAGAAG TATTCTCACCAACCAAGAATTTTACATTCTGATGATATTAAAAAAGTGGCGGCAAGCACAGATGTTTCTGTAATGTGGGAGGATGACTTACGTCCTATCCTGATAGAAAGATACTCAGGATCACCAGGAAATTATTTAGTACGCCAG caTATCAAGCACCGTCTTCAAAGGTTGCAGGCTGGTTGGGAAATTGAAGAGGACACATTTCAAAGATACACACCATATGGGTATCGGACATTTTCAAACATTATCAGCACTCTTGACCCTGCTGCAAAACGACATCTAGTACTTGCTTGCCACTATGACTCGAAATTCTTTGGTCAGTGGCAGGAGAGAGCATTTGTAGGAGCAACTGAttctgctgtgccctgtgccaTGATGTTGGAGGTGGCACGTGCCCTGGATAACAAGTTTCAGTTAATCAAG ACCAGCTCAGCATCAAGACCAGACCTTTCACTTCGGCTCATTTTTTTTGATGGTGAAGAAGCCTTTGTCCGGTGGTCCCCTTCGGATTCCCTCTATGGGTCTCAACACTTAGCTCAAAAAATGGTATCTACACCACATCCACCTGGATCAACAACCACAAATCAGCTGCAGGGCATA GACCTGCTTGTGCTACTGGATTTAATTGGTGCACCAAACCCAGTCTTTCCCAATTATTTTCCAGACACTATTCAATGGTTTCAGAGGCTTCAAGCAATTG AACAAGAGCTACACAACATGAACCTGTTGAAGAATCACCCTATGGAGAGGCAGTATTTCCGAACTGTTTTACATCAAGGCTTAGTTGAAGATGACCACATTCCATTTTTATTAAGAG GGGTTCCAGTCCTACATCTGATTCCATCCCCTTTTCCTGCAGTATGGCATACCATGGAGGACACAGAAGAAAACCTTGACAAAACCACTATTGACAATCTCATCAAAATCCTGCAGGTGTTTGTACTGGAATATCTCAACCTGTGA